The sequence CCAGaccttcgtgcttcactTTGTGCCTTTTGTCTTTGTCTATTTTTGATTTTTACGTTCGCTCACGCCTGTTTCCGCTTTCGCAGTTTGATTTCTGTGCATTGGCGGGGTTGGGTGTGTGCGTGGAAAAGGGTTGGAAATCGTCGACGGTCAAACGGCGCGTTGGTTGCTGCTCCGACAGATGCTTACGACTTGCGGCGTTCAGTGTCTTGCGTATGTACGACGAATGAATCTTGAATttatgattcgtgatttagCGTGCAGCCGCTTTCCAGAGGCATGCGTGGTCCATGCGTGTGAACCACAAGCGAGTGCTAAGTGAAAGCGCGAGCCAAAAGCATCGAAAGCACCGAAAGCATCGTATGGGTGTCGCACTCGCATCTCGTTTTTTTGGCATTCGCCAGtcgctctctctcgcttAGCAAGGAGcgatcatcgtcgtcacaAGGACATTCCCCCCTCTTACCTACTCGCCACCACTTGTACACAAGCAGTCATCCATATCGTATATACCTCTGTCGTTTGACAAAGGAAAACAAAGGCTCATCAAAGCCTGAACCCTTCCACGCTCGTTTTCCGGTCGCGCTGTCGCTTTCAACCGCTACGTTGCGATTGTCCATCTGCCAACGCTCGGATCGCGCTCCGTGGACTGCGTGTTGCCATCTCTCTTGAACGTCACAGCCCTCTCGTTATTTCGCCGTTCGTCTTTGgcctttcgtgtttcgCTGCGACTTTGCTTCAATACCAGACaagctcgctcgtctcttTCCCAGCTTTCCAGTCAATCACCTCGTGCTCCGACGCCTTCGTCCCGTTGCTTCTCGCACATCCGGTAGCTTTGGTATCCATATCTGCATCCGAACCTGGTCTACCACCCACACGCCAACACCATGTCCTGGAAGCTTGGAAAGAGTAAGTGTCACCCCAGTTTCCCTGCTTGCGTGCTAAGACAGCTTTTGACTCACTCTtgctctctctccctcttGCAGAGTTCAAGGATGGTGCCAACTTGGGCGCTCGTACACCGCTCGACCGTTCGGCTACTCCGACGCCAGCCAATCCCGGCACCGATGCcagcgcttcttcctcgtcatccaaCCTGCTCGCTTCGTCCGATGGCGCTCCTATCCCTCGCTCAGGTCTCTTGACCATCCGCGTCATCAGCGCGCGCGGTCTCTCGCTGCCAGCTGGTATGCAGACACCTCCCGCCGTCGCACGCGCTTTGGCACAACACAATCCGAACACCTCGTCACTCGCACAGTCGTTTGGCGCTGgcgccaatcgtgaaaacAGGCAGAGCATGCAGCGCAAACAGTGCTGGTGGCTTCCCTATCTCGTGCTCGAATTCGACAAGAACGAAATTCTCATTGATGCCATTGGCGGCGACATCCAGGGCCCCACATGGATGTTTCGTGCCCACTTTGACGTCTCGCGTATCTCGGAGATCAGCTTGCAAACCTACCTCCGAACTGGCGACCGTACCACTCATCCGCCCGAGGCGAACCGCGACGGTCAGGGAGACGATGTGATGGGCGTCAGCGACATCTACCTCGGCGGCGTCAAGTTTGTGCCCGATTTCGAGAACCAGAGAACCTCGGATGCTTCCTATCCGCTCACCGGTGGCAACGGTCAGATTCACGTCCAAGTCTCGTACAGAAGCGATtcgcgcagctcgctcAACATGGACGCCTTTGAACTGCTCAAGGTGATCGGCAAGGGAAGCTTTGGTAAGGTGATGCAGGTGCGCAAGCGCGACACGTCGCGCATCTATGCGCTCAAGACCATCCGCAAGGCTCACATTGTGTCGCGCTCCGAGGTGACGCATACACTGGCCGAGCGAACCGTGCTCGCCCAAGTCAACAACCCGTTCATCGTGCCACTCAAATTCTCATTTCAGAGCCCAGACAAGCTCTACCTCGTGCTAGCCTTTATCAATGGCGgcgagctcttccaccaccttCAGCGCGAAGGCCGCTTCAACGAGGAGCGCTCTCGTTTCTAcgccgccgagctgctgtgcgCACTCGAACACCTGCACGGCTTCAACGTTGTCTACCGCGACCTGAAGCCCGAGAACATCCTGCTCGACTACACCGGCCACATTGCGCTCTGCGACTTTGGTCTCTGCAAACTCAACATGGGCGACCAGGAAACCACCAACACGTTCTGTGGCACACCCGAGTACCTCTCACCCGAACTACTGCTCGGACAGGGCTACACCAAAGCCGTCGATTGGTGGACGCTGGGCGTACTGCTCTACGAAATGCTTACCGGTCTCCCGCCGTTCTACTCGGAAGACGTCAACGAAATGTACCGCAAGATCCTGCAGGATCCGTTGCGATTCGGAGACGAAGTCTCGCCCGATGCCAGACATCTGCTCACGCTGTTGCTCAACCGCGATCCCGCACAGCGTCTCGGTTCCGGATCGCACGGAGCGGCGGATATCAAGGCACATCCTTTTTTCGCAAAACACATTGACTGGAagttgctgctcgccaaaAAAATCCCGCCGCCGTTCAAGCCGAGCGTCGCATCCGCCATCGATACCAGCAACTTTGACCCCGAGTTCACCAACGAACCGCCCATGGATAGTGTCGTGGACGATAGCCTCATGCTGTCCGCCACCGTACAGGAGCAGTTTGTTGGGTTTTCGTACAATGCTCCCAATGCGCTTGGTGCAGGCGAGAGCTTGAGAGACTAGGCCAGACGCACGAGAAGCATACAGTATCCTCTCTTGGTTTGGCACTCACGAATGGTTTCACTTTTTTCTATGCTCGTCTCGTACGTTTTCAGACGTGTTTGTggcgtgcgtgtgtgtgttgtAATTCAGATTGTCGAGTTCGGAAATCGGCGACTACGGACCGGGGAGAATTTTCGAGCTGGGTGCTTGTTAGGATGCAACGCTCTTGTGGTTTGACCACATAGCCAAGCTGCTTTTTGATTCACATCGACCAGGTCCACGGTGGAAGGGTTTGTGGTGTCTATACGTCGGGATGTCGTCTTTAGAGGAGATGTCTATGTCTGCTACAGCCGCGGCCGAGCGGACGGTGGCGAGTCTTACAGAACGCTATAGCGGACGTGTGCAGATTCACCTGCATGCATCGTCGAGTTTGCCGTCGAGGCTCGTTTCTTGGAGCGGCGACGACACTTGGGATGATTTACCAGTAGCGCTCGTATGGACGGTGGACTCGCTTAGGCTACTGCGAAGTTATGGCGTGATAGGAAGTTTTACGGGCACATTAGCGCAGTTTGCGCAGCAAAATGTGTTTTTGGGACTACCTGTACAGTTGATGGCGGAAGAAGTGGTGTTTTTGGTACGACGAGCATGTGCCGTTGTTATTGATGAAAGCGAATCATACCGCGCCAGCAGTGCACAAGAGAGGAACGAGGTAGACGCCAAGGTGCAGGAGGATCGAGCTAGTCAACAACTCGGTGCTTGGTATGAACGACAACAGCTGCGTGCGCAACATTCATCGCATCCAATCGAGCAAGAACCACAATGGCAAGAGCTGCAAAATCAGCCGTGGCACTACACGATTCCGT comes from Mycosarcoma maydis chromosome 1, whole genome shotgun sequence and encodes:
- a CDS encoding S6K1-type AGC kinase, translated to MSWKLGKKFKDGANLGARTPLDRSATPTPANPGTDASASSSSSNLLASSDGAPIPRSGLLTIRVISARGLSLPAGMQTPPAVARALAQHNPNTSSLAQSFGAGANRENRQSMQRKQCWWLPYLVLEFDKNEILIDAIGGDIQGPTWMFRAHFDVSRISEISLQTYLRTGDRTTHPPEANRDGQGDDVMGVSDIYLGGVKFVPDFENQRTSDASYPLTGGNGQIHVQVSYRSDSRSSLNMDAFELLKVIGKGSFGKVMQVRKRDTSRIYALKTIRKAHIVSRSEVTHTLAERTVLAQVNNPFIVPLKFSFQSPDKLYLVLAFINGGELFHHLQREGRFNEERSRFYAAELLCALEHLHGFNVVYRDLKPENILLDYTGHIALCDFGLCKLNMGDQETTNTFCGTPEYLSPELLLGQGYTKAVDWWTLGVLLYEMLTGLPPFYSEDVNEMYRKILQDPLRFGDEVSPDARHLLTLLLNRDPAQRLGSGSHGAADIKAHPFFAKHIDWKLLLAKKIPPPFKPSVASAIDTSNFDPEFTNEPPMDSVVDDSLMLSATVQEQFVGFSYNAPNALGAGESLRD
- a CDS encoding tRNA splicing endonuclease subunit SEN34 (related to RNA splicing endonuclease gamma subunit) encodes the protein MSSLEEMSMSATAAAERTVASLTERYSGRVQIHLHASSSLPSRLVSWSGDDTWDDLPVALVWTVDSLRLLRSYGVIGSFTGTLAQFAQQNVFLGLPVQLMAEEVVFLVRRACAVVIDESESYRASSAQERNEVDAKVQEDRASQQLGAWYERQQLRAQHSSHPIEQEPQWQELQNQPWHYTIPSRSTFPWYTPTAYTKLSKLQRVFAFPRSRHEMERCALFDHMLTNGMWCMNGLRFGGSLAVYPGDPLRYHSHYTAQLIGQNNCISIMSLVANGRLGTSVKKTHLLCCVDETDRTLDDELRTRDLHPSHIPTPLQCILQGNFDTAQRAENDPTSAVEQDPDAKPSTFAHFNVFSLAWAGFGT